The Helianthus annuus cultivar XRQ/B chromosome 11, HanXRQr2.0-SUNRISE, whole genome shotgun sequence region tctagtggtactcggaataggacccgaacagaaacgcacgcaaagcccaagactcattctgaggctcatagtaagccaccttctaaaaagagtgagccgaagaaagctgaggatgataatcactcctccaaccacagcagcatcccaaagcaagaagttaagatgaaccatgatacgcacagcaggtcctgtacatacaaatacttcgtatcttgcaagcccagagatttcactggggaaaagggagtcgtcgattgtatgacgtggattgatgagatggatactgtggtcgatatcagcgggtgtgctgatagggatgttgtaAAGTACGcatcccagtcattcaagggagacgcgttagcatggtggaagtcgcttctacaagctactggaaagaccgctctgtatagcatgacttgggatcagtttgtagcactgatcaaggaaaatttctgtccgcagcatgaggtcgagagaattgaatcggattttgtgtctctagttatgaagaatctcgattgtcaagcgtatcttactacgttcaacaccttatcccggttagtgccttatttggtgaccccggagccgcgtaggatcgctcgatttattgggggtctggcaccggagataaaggcaagcgtcaaggcttcaaggcctactacatttagatcagtagctgatctatccctctccctcactcaagatgtcgtcagactaagagctatgaagagctcggaagagaacaaaaggaaacgtgaggatgacacctcacgaagatctgagaaacgacacaagggaaacaacgaccataggaaagggtcggggttcaagaaaggggatcagtcgggtgagaaacccaaatgcaaggtttgtaagaggcatcattttgggagatgcaggcaggagtctaagtcccagtctttcgagaaacgttgtgggatctgcaagtccacagatcataaagctgtggattgcaagaaaatgaaggatgcaacttgtttcggttgcaacgagaaagggcatattcggcccaactgcccaaagaatgcgaagaaagcagatgatgggaagaagactaatgcgagagtcttcagaatggacgctaaggaggcagtccttgacgacaacgtcattaccggtacgtttcttgtaaatgatgtttttgctagagtcttgtttgattcaggagccgataagtcgtttgtagatgataagttttgtaaactgttgaaccttcctgttaaaaccttaagtgtgaattatgaggtggaattagccgatggaaccttagaaaccgcctcgactgttctagatggatgtgttatatccattaggaatcattctttcccgttatccttgcttccctttaagttagctggattcgacatagtgataggcatggattggttgtcgagtaaccaagcccagattctgtgcaacagaaagcaggtgatagtgaagactccgtctggtgagtcacttactattcaaggagatacccagcatggattgcctgagcaagtgtccatgctcaaggcatccaagTGCATGCataaaggatgtgtcatttatatggcacaagttaccattgatgagccgaagccgaagattgaagatattcctgttatttcggaatatcctgaggttttcccagaagagctacctggtttgccaccagataggcaagtagagtttcggatagatatcataccaggcgctgcacctgtagcaagagcaccatacagattggcaccaacggagatgaaggagttgaggacgcagttggatgatctattagctaaaggttttattagacctagctcatctccttggggagcgccaatcttgttcgttaaaaagaaggatgggtcgatgcgtctgtgcatcgattatcgtgagcttaataaggtcactatcaagaataggtatccgttacccaggatcgacgatctgttcgatcagttgcaaggagcaagttatttctccaagattgacctgaggtcaggttatcatcagttgaaagtcaaagatgaagatgtgcacaagacaacgtttaggactcgttatggacattacgagttcctagtgatgccgtttgggctcactaacgcaccagccgcgttcatggatctcatgaatcgcgtctgcaaaccttatttagataagttcgtcattgtctttattgaagacattcttatctactcgaagagccaagctgatcatgagaaacaccttcgttgtgttctcaaacttctgcatcaagagaagctttatgccaaattttcgaagtgtgaattttggcttcgagaagtccaattccttggacatgttgtaagcgagcgtggtatccaagtagatcccgctaaagtcgaagcagtcatgaactggcaggagccgaagactcctaccgagattcgcagtttcctcggattggcaggatactataggcgatttatcgagaacttttcgagaattgctgcgcccctaacttcattgacccgtaagaagattaagttcgattggggccctaagcagcaagaatccttcgatatcttgaagaagaagttgagcaatgcgccagtgttgacattgcctgatggaatagaggaatttgtggtgtattgtgacgcatcacatacgggcatgggctgtgtactcatgcagaaaggcaaagtcattgcctacgcttctcgccagctcaaggtgcacgagaagaactacaccacccacgacttggaattgggtgcggttgtatttgctttgaagctatggagacattacttgtatggaaccaagtgtatcatctattcggatcacaagagtcttcagcatctgttcaatcagaaggaattgaacatgcgacaaaggcgatggatggaaactctaaatgattatgactgtgagataagataccatccaggcaaggcaaatgtggttgccgacgccttaagtagaaaggaaagggtgaagccaatcagaatcaatgccaagcgcattgagataagaaataatttgaatgaaagggtgttagctgcacagaaggaagctgtgctggaagctaactatcctgcagaaaagttgggagtaactgaggagcagttatcccacgacaaagatggaatgctacgactaaacggacgaatatgggttccagtatatggaggacttcgggatgttatcctccaggaagcccacagctctaaatattccgttcatcctggagctgataagatgtaccaggatttgaaagcaaactactggtggattggtttgaaaaagtcagtagctgagcatgtagctaaatgtttgacttgtgcgcaagtcaaggctgagcatcagaagccgtcaggtttgcttcaacaacctgaaattcccaaatggaaatgggaaatggtgacaatggattttatcaccaagttgccaaagacgaaaaagggaaatgataccatatgggtcatagtagatcgactaactaagtcagctcattttctacccatcaaagagacgtatagctcagatatgttagctcaattatacgtcgataagatagtagcgctacatggtatacctatatctattatctccgatagagatactagatatacgtcacatttttggaaaagtttccaacagtcgttgggtactcgtttgaattttagtacggcttatcatcctcagactgatggtcagagtgagcgtactattcaaactctggaagacatgcttcgtgcatgtgcgatcgacttgggtggtagttgggataaaaacctaccactgattgaattctcctacaacaatagctaccattccagcataaaggctgcgccttttgaggccctatacggtagaaagtgtagatcgcccatttgttgggcagaagttggagaagtccaactgtcaggaccagatatcgtctttgagacgacagacaagatcgttcagattcgcgatcgtctgaaagctgccagggataggcagaaaagttatgcggatcctaagcgcaaagattttcactttgatgtgggtgaaaaagtattgcttaaagtatcgccctggaagggtgtgatgagatttggaaagaaaggcaagctgagcccgaggtacataggacctttcgagattatcgaacgtgtcgggtcagtcgcttacaagataaacttgcctgaagagcttagtgctattcataatgtgttccatatctgtaatttgaagaagtgtttcgctgacgattcactggttataccgcatacagatatacacatagacgaaagtctaaaatttgtggaaaaacccttgtcgattgaggatcgacaggtaaagaagcttcgacggaagcacgtgcctattgttaaggtcaagtgggatgcccgtagaggtcccgaatacacgtgggaagtggaatccacgatgaaagaaaaatatccccatttgtttgaataaatctcggggtcgagatttcttttaagggggtgaagatgtaacacctcgaaaaatttcgtccaataatgtcttgacacgtgtcataaggttccggtatgtgaaaacataccttagagggactaaaagtgacaaacagtgaaaactatggaacgtaagggtccaaagtgtcgacaatggataaataggctctatgataaccctacataatgtttataaccttaaacggatggttcatggatcatacgacgcggaaattgcacaaaagtgaagtattgcaaactataggggccaaaagtgtcaacatgttaaagttatacctctgagtgaacttttggcaggcccgaagctttgagaagctaaaatatactcactagaatatgtggttaaaatttcgtgaagtttcgtcaacgtatgagaaagttatggccaaaaccgtacttaagggactaaaagcgtcaacgtcgaatttcatggcttttcggttgagcgcaaagttatccgaggacattaccatgttggtaaatgtcccaaggttcttaaaaaccaagtttgggggtttacgggtcaaatTAAGCAGCCGATTCATCGCGcgcaagttcagggactaaagctgccaaAAGGGAATCAAGTTTGGCTgaccaggggtcaggcgacccgcctggtctgacccaagcgggccgcgtggggctgccagcgacagaattcgcatttggggctgatttgggtccgaaattgAGTTGTAAACAGCTGGTCTTGCCTCCAAATACTCCAATTAAATGCCATGCATGGCTATTACTACAGTAGGCTACTCCCAAGGCTCAATTtccagctttaaatcagattttcatctcattcttgggcattttcatagtaaccaagaagctctcattgcaagaaccttcaaggcagacttcctggagctaatctgatcatcaaggccgattcctagtgttcactaagcacctataggacctttgtaagctttcaattcgttctcaaatccgttcttgctttgattattgctaaaagtcaaactgtttgttcataagctttgactttctgattaaacggatttctttcagtcatttctcgaattgaaacctgatatatgttggtatttatgtgggaaacaaaccctctaaagggtactatctgAATTCCACTAtaagcatgctaattgtcgagtcaaacgtgattctaaaaagtcaacagaagtgatttttgagaaaaatagcttaaatggtaaaataaatgacatgaaatctgtttgatcttcatagatagctttattatgaatataagaatgtattttaccacgatcaactcgacaatccatagtatagacacgaatcggaaccgaaagtcttgtaaaacgattatttcaaagactatcgattcggattcgtacatgcatgttcgagatctgtattggaaagtattttttgaccatttttttttattttggttaaactttctggaattttcattgattaagtctatgcttagccgattaaattgcatgtttccgattatgcttaaaagttgactattttgccctttttgatataaaacgtgatttttggaaaagtgaaaggatagaaatctttatttctaatatataaacttgcatcgaaaatttcggatcagttggtggtccagattgtgagttatggccattagcgtaaaactatgttcttaatttacataaacggcccttttcgcatatgacctatttctggccacgttttgatgcaaaactttttaccaactgatgtattataatattctgggaattttgatgatttttaattaatttttggctgaacggatcctagatcgcctagctATTttgggttatgtcggttttgaccgtttaagtcataaaatgagttttacacatccttttgacccgaaacctttttctactgattttataagttaaataaattattttaagtattctggaaatataaaaatctcagatttattgtgaaaacccgaaaacgcccttaaatcgcatttttagcattttaagcgcatagtaagcgttatactcattttaattatataagacctatacctactgatgtgtttagcatattttcatataaaaacagtatgtataagtataagaactcagatttccagttttggctttttagcccttgtgaaattactaaattacccctacggtgcatagtttggttttaaatgataaatttgatatatgggtcataccctactgatataatatgttatattaagtatatttactgtatgaaccagacccgaaactcagatttctaattttacccttttattatcttttaaatgaccaaaatgcccttctaaggcataaattgagtttaaaattattccgggcaatatagaacataacttactgatattatatcataattaaagcatattatatcagggaacttgcatttgaatcatttgtctacccgtatcgcccttttcgcgttcggttcggtttacgtaactagcttgcgtaaattgaccgaaacgggtcaaacgatatcatttttatttcaaaatccagaatgtatttagtatacccatattatacaagtattcaaacttgtcgggtctaaatcacattctatccggtctttcgcttaatcgtgcgtaaaccgtatcattcttaaaactaaccggtcaaagcttaggcttaaataaaagacccgttaggaatctaataggttaattataaacctttgttccagattaggaggcccagtaaaagctaccacacttaccgtttgtgttacatacttgctcaggtaaatacattttgacttattttccctatacgggcttggggtacggtatttaaaataccgcttgatcgggcgcacaagtcctgcgccttatgggtgtacagtcttgaatagcttgtgcgacttcgtttaaacagtcttgtcttacttaaaggctttgggggggttattgaccgtgtcccggatatccttggcattatcttacgagatggccacgaccagagcacggggtgtaggcgtacactcggcgtgtataactctttaatgtggtgtgtcatttaattcttagcccggacagcagatcccgggccaccaaagatacgagtgcatgtaaatcgttcacaagtttatattatataattatcccaagttaataaaaatatttatgccttgtgcatttaaatcaattttcaatcattttcaaaatgagtcagtcgatttgtatttaccagtgtaaactgacgtatttttcccaaaaggttaagtgcaggtactatacgaaaataggctggctgtttcctaagagcgtccactatagtctcgcaaactcggacgacaaatatctgttaaacaatattttatcttatttttatttgatccgcctgtggatccgtttcaactactgtgatatttattattgcaatttatttaaaagttgaaatgtatctattctgcttccgctgtgcattattatattgtgttgattgtctatgacgatgccaactacgtcactgtaccccacaccgggcccaccggtgacacgtggaaatcggggtgtgacacgtagGCATCAAGAATTCCCCATCTAACGGAACCATGATATAATGTTTACTGTTAATAAGAACAAATGAAACGGCTTGATGGCCATAATGATTTTGTGGAGACAACCATAACGACAAATATATAGAACCGTTATTTGTCGTTATTGTTTAAcgacaaatatatatataaattatatataaattctCCATTCCATTATCCCATACCAAACATATCCTAAGTGAGTAGATAAGTAACGTGTTTTAGTGTTGGATTAATCAGTTGATTTTTAAAAAGTTTTCTTATTGGTTTATAAGTGTTttttatttccttatttttggtgttttatacatgttttaagtatgattatgaaattttttTAGTgtcattatatattatataattaagTAAATAAGTATGAATAATTTACAACACCGTTAAGTAAATACATATGACCTGGTTTTAttcgacccgttttgacccaacCTATTTAGTCCTCACTTGTTTTACCCTACCAATTTTTGCACCCTCTCATAAAAATTTCTGAATCCGCCACTGAATTGTATAGACACCTTATAAATTAACAAACTCATTTCCAAAATATCAAACTCTTTGCCATTTCTTTCCATAAATAATCCtttaaataaaacaatttcaaGCAGTTACGATATttcaaattttttgaaaaataataCATTTACAGCTTACAAGGCTACCCTCATTTTGACCAACTTACCACTTTATCCCTATGTGTAAAGGGGTCATCATCGACTAAACGAACAGTAGTAAACCGATCTACAACAATAGGCGGCGATATATGTTGAAATTTGACTGAATGAAGTTAGTATACGGCTCACATAGGTTTTTATACGAGTTATATAGTACATTAGTACATATACGAGCCGTAAAAtttataatgtttttttttatataatcacAAAGGTTTCTTATGAACTTAAATAAACAATAGTAATAACGAAAATTTGATTAgataaaatttaacaaaaataataattacaatAAATTGATATACATTGTTGTTTTCGTATCGTCTAACATATTTTTATATGCCTGTATTCGTGGCCCGTTCCCAACCTACTGCAACCTGAATTTTGTAATGCGTCAAGTAGCGTAGGCATCGAGAATTCCCCATCTAACTGAACCATGATATAATGTTTACTGTTAATAAGAACAAATGAAACGGCTTGATGGCCATAATGATTTTGTGGAGACAACCATAACGAAAAATATGCAGAACCGTTATTGTTTAAAAAGTGAACAATCACACCGAATCTGTTAGTAATCAACATTCCCGTCTGCAGCATGTGCATCCATTGATCTCTCGAAGCAAATGACGGCCCTGCCATGCCAGGGAATGACGTCAAATACTGCTGTGAAAACACATCTGTAATTTGTTTCCTGTTGGTACAGCTCCTATAGAATTTCATTCCGGATGGTGACCCACAGTTTGTCATGATACCCTAAAGCCACAGTTATAGCCCGAAAACCATAGTTGCCATCAGGAACGACATCTTGTGGTGAGACGTACGGGTGAAAGATAAGATGGAGTTTGACCACTTACCGGTTAATGATGTTCATTTCCGGATCACCCACGATTGCTGAAAACTCAAAAGTCTCGCGCTGTAACCCCAAGAAATCCTAGTCTCTTATTCTTAAAGTCGTTGAATGGCAGTGTTGCATTACGCGCTCCTGAGAGTTGGCAAGTGCAGTTTATCGTGTGAGCCTATGTTTCGCATGGGCTGCCTTTTTGTTGCACCTTTAAATTTGGACACCCAAGCTGCACTACAGGCTCCGTTAATATCGTTAAATTTGCATAGTTCGAATTGCGAGCgtgatgttgattagattagttcgatttgcgtttagttgactttatcgcattgttacttcttattattcacagtcgtaaagcggttcgtagTGGTAAGTATACATCGATTACTCCGATTCTTTaacaattactccacataatacaactaacgtaaagcataaaatagactaactataagtcaaagaagtcaaacaggaattgagcaaggagagacatattgcaattagcaatcttttcttcctttgacttcaatctttgactttgactttgacttcgaaacacggggtgttacaggcgGGGACCTCAGGCACTGCGGGGGAGGGGCCCTCAGGCACCACTCAGGATCCATACGTTTAGGATCGTTGTACTTTTCTTGTATTTTGACGGTTTATGTATTTTAAACAATGGCCTGTATATGTACAAACTTATTATATAATTAAATTGGTAGTTTCAATATATTTGTGATTGTTTATTTTTACTGTTTAGATTCGTATGCTTGGTTACGTACAATCTATAATACGATattaagttaaaaatgtgatacggTATGACACGATATGCTATAATACGATAATTAacgatataaaaataataaagatgTGATACGATACGACACGATACACTATAATATGATACTTAacgatataaaaataataaagattttaaaacttattaaaataaaaataaccaataataaacacaaataacaaacccaaaacaccaaaatccCAACACAACACacaaaaaataaacttcaaaaattcagggccttaatacgcatcgtataggcctatacgatgcgtatgaTGTCAGCCGCCAGACAACACCTGCACCTGTCAGtgtgcaattttttttttactttttcaatacgcgtcgtatagacctatacgatgcgtattgaaaaTCCAAGGTGTGCGGATAGATAATGAGATGTGGGAATAGAATTCCCCATGTGTAAACGGGTCATCATCGATTAAACGAACTTTAGTAAACCGATCTACAACAATAGGCGGCGATATCTGTTGAATTTTGACTGAATGAAGTTAGTATACGGCTCACATAGGTTTTTATACGAGTTATATAGTACATTAGTACATATATGAGCCGTAAAATTTATAATGTTTATTATATAATCACAAAGGTTTCTTATGAACTTAAATAAACTATAGGTTTTTATACGAGTTATATAGTACATTAGTACATATACGAGCCGTAAAATTTATAATGTTGTTTTCGTATCGTCATATGCTTGTATTCGTGGCCCGTTCCCAACCTACTGCAACCTGAATTTTGTAATGTGTCAAGTAGCGTAGGCATCGAGAATTCCCCATCTAACTGAACCATGATATAATGTTTACTGTTAATAAGAACAAATGAAACGGCTTGATGGCCATAATGATTTTACGGAGACAACCATAACAACAAATATGCAGAACCGTTATTGTTTAAAAAGTGACAATAACACCGAATCTGTTAGTAATCAACATTCCCGTCTGCAGCATGTGCATCCAATGTTCTCTCTCGAAGGAAATGACGGCCCTGCCATGCTAGGGAATGACGTCAAATACTGCTGTGAAAAAACATCTATAATATGTTTCCTGTTGGTACAGTTCCTATAGAATTTCCTTCTGGATGGTGACCCACAGTTTGTCATGATACCCTAAAGCCACAACTATAGCCCGAAAACCATAGTTGCCATCAGGAACGACATCTTGTGGTGAGACGTATGGGTGAAAGATAAGATGGAGTTTGACCACTTACCAGTTAATGTTGTTCATTTCCGGATCACCCACGATTGCGAAAACTCAAAAGTCTCACGCTGTAACCCCATGAAATCCTAGTCTCTTATTCTTAAAGTCGTTGAATGGCAGTGTTGCATTACGCGCTCCTGAGAGTTGGCAAGTGCAGTTTATCGCATGGGCTGCCTTTTTGTTGCACCTTTAAATTTGGACACCCATGCTGCACTACAGGCTCCGTTAATAtcgatatcatcatcatcattttttttcattCTCAAGGCAAACCAAGACAATAGTTTAATGTGAATACGCTTGAACTTAACAAAACTATATACGAAAAAACAGATCTAACGTAGTATAACAGAacgtaaaccaaaacaaacattTACACAATATAAATTCCAGCTTTCATCACAACAATCAAACCACAACATCATACAACCCTAATGTGACACAACCGCCCCTTCACCTCCACTCGTGCCCACCGGCTCAACAGGGTTGAACACCTTAGCAATCCTTTCGGTCGGCACCAACGGAAGATACGAAGAAACCTTGTACCCTTTCTCTGTTGTTTGCTGCACGGTTTGGTTGTACTTCTCTGAACAGTAAGCAGCTGTTGGCACCACCACCTTAGTCACCTTAGGAAAGAGTGGAAGCTGGTTCAGTGATTGCCAAGCCGAAACAGCATATTGCTCAGCAACCGGCTCGTATTTTGTGTAGAGTCCTTTAGCAGTCGGCTCAAGCTTTGTGTACGCGGTTTTTGCCAGCCCAGCAGTCTTAACCTCTGCAGACAAGTTCTTGGTTTTAGTTGACACTTGTTTCACAAAAGGCTGCACCCGATTGCCGAATTTGTCAACCGTCTCATCTACCTGATCTCAAGTTAAATATGTGTTAAGATTCACCATATATAATAGTACAAAAGTTGATTCGTTTTAGCAAAAAATGACAGGTGAATCAGCTCACCTTACGGTCAACGAACTTTAGGACCTCAACAGGAACATGATGGTACTTGTCGTACGCAGGGCTGACAACGGTCTTTAGGGTACCCTCTATCGTCTCCACCTTGGGTTTGAGTGGACCGGAGTTGTTCTTGGCATAACTATATGCTTTTGAAGCATAAAGAAAAGCATGGAGAGCTGCCATTTGTACAAATTGCAGGTACTTCAACCTCTGTTCTTCCATCTCAACCTGTTTTTAACAAAGAATTATAAACCAATACCAATATTGTTACTGTAATCAAGAAACAGTCTAGTTATGGCCTTATGGGTGTGAATTCATGATAAGGCACAGAATATGGGAGTTTTAAGTTTAGTAGAAATAGGTTCGGGTCAATTTTAGTCAAACCCGCAGACCCATTTAGTTATGGCcttatcagtgatatatcggtcccCTAGTAAAATATCGGTCCCCGATATTATccgcgatattgaccgatatcatataaccaatatatcaccgatatttgaccgaaaTAACCGATATTTCACTGAATTATTAGtgttaaattatatataaattctgcatcatattaaaattaccgatagaATCATAATTCAGATTCTGATATATTTCAAATCGGTTGCTCATTACTGTAAAAACATTTTGCGATTCAGCAAAACAATTCCCCAACAAGAAAATCGAAATCGACTTTTGATTCGTAAACCCTAACAATCACTCGTAACTCTAGATATAATCAACTGTTAGGAAAAATAGATATGTATTAAGtacgtcgatgaaaacgatgacgaatttgtctaagtacggcttgcaaacgcgattcatgagatccatgaatgcggccggtgcattagtgagccccaAAGgaatcactaggaactcataatgaccataacgagtcctaaatgcggttttatgtacgtcttcatctctaaccttcagttgatggtagcctgacctcaggtcaatctttgagaaataacttgccccttgtaactgatcgaacaaatcttcgatcctcggcaaaggat contains the following coding sequences:
- the LOC110890486 gene encoding REF/SRPP-like protein At3g05500, with product MEEQRLKYLQFVQMAALHAFLYASKAYSYAKNNSGPLKPKVETIEGTLKTVVSPAYDKYHHVPVEVLKFVDRKVDETVDKFGNRVQPFVKQVSTKTKNLSAEVKTAGLAKTAYTKLEPTAKGLYTKYEPVAEQYAVSAWQSLNQLPLFPKVTKVVVPTAAYCSEKYNQTVQQTTEKGYKVSSYLPLVPTERIAKVFNPVEPVGTSGGEGAVVSH